In bacterium, the DNA window ACCGCCTGACGATAGACCTTCAACTGCTCTTGTGCTTTTTTAAGATTTTCGATGGCGTTGTCGAGATCAGAAAATAATTCTTCGACAATCTCAATAATGCGATCTTGTTCTGGCTGAGGCGTAAAGGGGAACGACATATTCCTCGCCTGACCAGAAGTCAAATGAACCCCTTTAACGTGCGACTGAATTTCTTTATAGCCTGCATGGGACAAGAAATAATAAAAACAATACTTTGCGCTTAGATATCCTGTTTTTGGGCTTATTCCTAACAGCTCTCCACAAAAGAAGATTTTTCGATAATTTCTAGGCAGTTTATTGACGAAACAAATCTTTCTTCCAATATGCTCTGATGAATGAGCTGATGCCGTAATCAAAACATCATGAAGCTTTAATTCGCGTAGACCAACGACTGATCTTTCACCAACAAAGCCGTCTTTATCTGTTGTCCAGTCAATGCCGGTATAATCGACGTCACGAAACTTAACGACCTTATAATCGCCTATGCTTAAATAATCTGACTTCTTCGGAGTTTTACCAAGGTCGACATCCGCGATATCGGATATATTTACTTTTAACCATTCATTTGGGATTTTAAATTCAGCCATTGTTATGCCACCAGCACTTCGTTCAATTCATTGATCAGCCTTTCGGTGCCATCACCAAACAGTTCATGGAATTTACCCAGCCCGCCGCGCTCGCCAAAAGGCGCAAGGTCAAAATCATCGTACTCGATATGAAATGACGTTGCTATGTGATCACGAATCATATAAAGCCACTCCATCTGCTCCTGATTGAAATGTTTATGCCCGGACTGCGCGCGCACAACCCAGTCGCGAAAATTCCTGCGCGCGATCGTGTCATAATCCGTCAATCCTTTATCTATCCCGACAATTCGCCGGATAAGTCCGACAAGCGCGGTCAACTCACTCTTTGGGCTACCCGCGTTACTTTTTTCAAAATGAGCATAAGCTTCCCATACCCTAAGGGGTGCAAGAGCTGGTTTCTTTTCGCGGAGTATGTCTATGACCTCCTTGATCATGCGATAGGTAATTTCACGCCTGCGGTACGGCTGGTTGTAAAAAATAGAAAGAGCCTTGATCTCATCTTTATTGGCTTCAATAAACTCCTTGAAGTCTTTGACTATTGCCTCAGCCTGCTCAACCGCCTGCTTGTCCCATCCTGCGAAAGTCACCCGGTCAATGTTGACCGTATCAATGATCTGTTCAAGTGCCCTGCGAACTGTTTCAATATACTCGTTTAAAGGCCCGTTAAAGACATGGCTTGCCTGCTTTGCCAAATCTTCCTGCGCACGTTTCAGTTTCTCGTCTTGAGGAACGTCTGCATCCGGAAACAGTTGCTTTGCCTTTTCCTCTATCAGGTCAGGATTGTGCGCGTCCAGAAGGCCGGTTACAATTGCTCCCAGCGGCATACCTCCGGACAATTCCTTGATCTTCTGGCGTTCTTTATCCTTAATTTGCCGATCCATGCGCGTCAAACGATTTGCCAAAGACAGAAAAGTATCCTCATCCTTCGCCCCCATCAAGACGGCATTCAACAAGTCTTTAAGTGGCACAGAGCTTTTGCGTTCCAGCGGACGGCTGTCGGTTTTAACTGACTTTGCAACCCCGACAGCATCGACAATGACAAAGTGGTCTTTTTCGTATTTCGCCGATGGTGTGACTTTCTTTAAATCATCGAGACCCAGAGTCCTTGTGCCGCGGCCTTTCATCTGTTCAAAATAATTGGCCGAGCGCACATCGCGCATAAAAAGCAGACACTCCAAGGGCTTCACGTCTGTGCCGGTGGCGATCATATCGACTGTCACGGCAATGCGCGGATTGTATGAGTTTCTAAACTGCGCAAGTAAAGTGTCCCCGTCCTCCTCTGCTTTATAAGTGATCTTCTTGCAGAAATCATTTCCTTCAGCAAATTCCTCACGCACAATCTCGATGATGTCATCGGCATGGCTGTCTGTTTTGGCAAAGATTAAAGTCTTGGGCACTTCCTTGCGACCGGGGAATATTTCCGGAAGTTTATTCTTGAAAGCTTTAATGACATTACGAATCTGACTGGGGTTAACAACATCCCGATCTAATTGCTGACCGCCATATTTGACTTCTTCATCCAGTTGTTCCCAGCGTTTCTTACGCGTTAAACGCTCCCGCACATCGACATATTCCTTGGCGGAAATTTGCGACCCCTGTTTTGTGATTTCTGTCTCGATAGTAAAGACGTCATAAGGCACATTAACAAGATCCGCGACCGCCTGCTCATGTGAATATTCACTGACGATATTTTCTTTGAAAAATCCGAATGTCCGCTTATCGGGGGTGGCCGTCAGCCCGATCAGGAATGCGTCAAAATAATCAAGCACCTGTTGCCAAAGGTTATAAATTGACCGGTGGCATTCATCAATGACAATGAAATCAAAAAACTCGAGAGGAATCTTCTCGTTGTAAACCACAGGCATAGGTGCTTTAGGTTGCCACACTTCGTTCGGATTGGTCTCCTCCGCCGCTTCATCGAGCTCTTCACCTTTGAGGATAGAATAAAGCCTCTGAATCGTGCTGATACAGACTTGCGCGTCTTTTGAAACATAGCTCGACTTGAGCCGCTGGACATTATAAAGCTCGGTGAATTTACGGTTATCATCTGCTGGTGTATAGGCCATCAGCTCCTGCTCGGCCTGTTTCCCGAGATTTCTCGTATCAACAAGGAAAAGCACTCTCTTGGCTTTGGCGAATTTAAGCAAGCGGTAAATAAAAGTAATGGCTGTATATGTTTTGCCGCTTCCGGTGGCCATTTGAATAAGCGCCCGGGGATAGTTTTCTTTGAACGATTTCTCAAGATTCTTAATGGCGTTAATCTGGCAATCTCTTAATCCTTTTTCATCAAGGACGGGAATATCATGCAACCTTGCCCTAAGATTCTGCGCAATGGACATCCACTCTTTAAATGTTTCCGGCCTTTGAAAAGAAAAGGTTTGGCGCGCGCGAGGCTTGGGATCATTAAAGTCGGTAAAGCGGGTTATCTCGCCTGTGCTTTCGTAAACATATTTAAGCGGCTCATTGTTGACATACTTAAGCTGTGCCAGCGCATACGCCTCTGCCTGTGCCTCATGGACAGTCAAACGGTGTCCTTCTTCCTCACGCTTGGCCTCTATGACGCCGACCGGCTTGCGCTCTACAAAAAGGACATAATCAACCGGCCCGATATCAGTGGGATATTCCCGAACAGCAATGCCGAGACCGACGTTGAAATTCAATGCCTTACGGTCTTGAACCTTCCACCCGGATTGAACCAGCATGGCATCGATTTTGTCGCGCGCTATTTGTTCAGGATTTTGATTTGGCATAATTACTCCACTAACCCTTCGTCTGCGAAACTGTAATATTGGTTATCTCCGACAATGACATGATCAAGGATCTTGATTTGCATCAATTTCCCCGCATCGCTCAATTCTTTAGTGAATTTCTTGTCCTGCGTGCTTGGCGTTATATTTGCGCTGGGATGGTTATGAACGCAAACAATCGACTTGGCGAATTTCTGCAATGCGGAGTGGATGATTTCACGAACAATCGGAAACGCCTGATCAACGGTGCCGACCGAAGCGTCTAAAATATCGATAATGCGGTTGTTGCTGTCAAGATAGACAACCTTAAACACCTCTGTCTTAAGATCGCGAAGCTGAGGCATGACGATATCCACGACATCCTTGGCAGAGGCGATCTTCTGCTTCCCGGTGGACACATCGTCCTGTCGATAGCGCCGCCCGATTTCAAGCGCGGCTTGAATATGGGCGATCTTGGCCCCGCCTAAGCCCTTGAACTCTTTCCAGTCCCGGGCGTCGGTGTGAGCCATATTGCGGAATGTGCTGAATTTCTTTAAGATTTTACGGGCGAGGTCAATGGCGCTGGTGCCCTGCGTGCCGGTGCGAAGAAGAATGGCCAGAAGCTCCGAATTACTCAAAGCCCCCGCACCCTTCTTGAGGAGTTTCTCTCTCGGCCTGTCATCCTCCGGCCATGATTTAATCCCTTTCATTTTCTGCCTTCCACAATGGTGAATCTTTCCAATCGCCTAAAAACCCCATCACCTCATAAAACTTGGGTATCTCAATAGGGTTATTTAACAGCTCATTTAACTCAGCTTGCCAATCTGATCTAATATCTTTCCCAATAGGCAATTTGCTCATGAGATTATTTATCGCGAAAATAACCGATCCTATACGTTTTGCATTTACCGCACTCCAGTCGCCTTTTTTAGGGACTTCCATGGCAATTGATAATTGTCTGTTCCAGATCCTGCTATGATGAGCACAAATATTGCGGGTATAAGTGAAAGTGTGTAGCCATGAAGAAAGCACGGAAGAATGATACCCTATGCTTTTTGATATGGCTATCTGATCGGGGCGAAGCAAGTTGTGATAAAGTTGAGACAATGCACCGAAAGACATAACTTCAACTGCCATCCAAATGGGTATTCGAGGAAAACCTTCGTATTTATTTTTGTAGTGTTCAACAAATGTTTCTTTTGACCTGTTAGTTTCTTCATGAATTTTTACAAGCCATTCCGTATGTTTTTTCTTATTAAAAAACTTTTTATCGTCTTCGTGAACAAACGCACCATATTTATTCGCAAGATAATATGAAATAGCGGTACG includes these proteins:
- the radC gene encoding DNA repair protein RadC, whose translation is MKGIKSWPEDDRPREKLLKKGAGALSNSELLAILLRTGTQGTSAIDLARKILKKFSTFRNMAHTDARDWKEFKGLGGAKIAHIQAALEIGRRYRQDDVSTGKQKIASAKDVVDIVMPQLRDLKTEVFKVVYLDSNNRIIDILDASVGTVDQAFPIVREIIHSALQKFAKSIVCVHNHPSANITPSTQDKKFTKELSDAGKLMQIKILDHVIVGDNQYYSFADEGLVE
- a CDS encoding Abi family protein, producing the protein MEKYNKPPLPCDKQIDLLISRGLIVSDHEKAEQFLSQVNYYRLSAYCLPFEIKRHEFHPDVTFEKIQKLYEFDRRLRFLIDEALEVVEISVRTAISYYLANKYGAFVHEDDKKFFNKKKHTEWLVKIHEETNRSKETFVEHYKNKYEGFPRIPIWMAVEVMSFGALSQLYHNLLRPDQIAISKSIGYHSSVLSSWLHTFTYTRNICAHHSRIWNRQLSIAMEVPKKGDWSAVNAKRIGSVIFAINNLMSKLPIGKDIRSDWQAELNELLNNPIEIPKFYEVMGFLGDWKDSPLWKAENERD
- a CDS encoding DEAD/DEAH box helicase family protein, which translates into the protein MPNQNPEQIARDKIDAMLVQSGWKVQDRKALNFNVGLGIAVREYPTDIGPVDYVLFVERKPVGVIEAKREEEGHRLTVHEAQAEAYALAQLKYVNNEPLKYVYESTGEITRFTDFNDPKPRARQTFSFQRPETFKEWMSIAQNLRARLHDIPVLDEKGLRDCQINAIKNLEKSFKENYPRALIQMATGSGKTYTAITFIYRLLKFAKAKRVLFLVDTRNLGKQAEQELMAYTPADDNRKFTELYNVQRLKSSYVSKDAQVCISTIQRLYSILKGEELDEAAEETNPNEVWQPKAPMPVVYNEKIPLEFFDFIVIDECHRSIYNLWQQVLDYFDAFLIGLTATPDKRTFGFFKENIVSEYSHEQAVADLVNVPYDVFTIETEITKQGSQISAKEYVDVRERLTRKKRWEQLDEEVKYGGQQLDRDVVNPSQIRNVIKAFKNKLPEIFPGRKEVPKTLIFAKTDSHADDIIEIVREEFAEGNDFCKKITYKAEEDGDTLLAQFRNSYNPRIAVTVDMIATGTDVKPLECLLFMRDVRSANYFEQMKGRGTRTLGLDDLKKVTPSAKYEKDHFVIVDAVGVAKSVKTDSRPLERKSSVPLKDLLNAVLMGAKDEDTFLSLANRLTRMDRQIKDKERQKIKELSGGMPLGAIVTGLLDAHNPDLIEEKAKQLFPDADVPQDEKLKRAQEDLAKQASHVFNGPLNEYIETVRRALEQIIDTVNIDRVTFAGWDKQAVEQAEAIVKDFKEFIEANKDEIKALSIFYNQPYRRREITYRMIKEVIDILREKKPALAPLRVWEAYAHFEKSNAGSPKSELTALVGLIRRIVGIDKGLTDYDTIARRNFRDWVVRAQSGHKHFNQEQMEWLYMIRDHIATSFHIEYDDFDLAPFGERGGLGKFHELFGDGTERLINELNEVLVA